In Falco biarmicus isolate bFalBia1 chromosome 7, bFalBia1.pri, whole genome shotgun sequence, a single window of DNA contains:
- the PEAK1 gene encoding inactive tyrosine-protein kinase PEAK1 isoform X3, whose translation MSACNTFTEHVWKPGECKNCFKPKSLHQLPPVSEKKNLTHGNLKSNANQSNSHRGRNTGNFRPPVAKKPTIAVKPTMMVVDGQGVCGEISTPDHCENKSVPAGWNRNKAVLNKKPLNNNNEDEIEGYSHVHRPYGNNDDVGKIPSNNNNGLTEVLKEIAGLDTTPQLTGNEMNSRETFLGRINNCYKRSLERKIPPSCMMGGMKDSHSKHVILSGSTEVISNEGGRFCYPEFSSGDESEDDTFFGSMQEDHESWDESDEELLAMEIRMRGQPRFANFRANTLSPVQFCVDKKWNTVPLRNKSLQRICAVDYDDSYDEILNGYGEETVILYGQESMQSVVSSDSTSPDSSLTEESHSGTASSSSQKLSNRGLSPSTPQDLKLIESEYESLCDNQQVKDVSKAPRNGPKSLETHKTVLALRLEEKDGKIAVQTDKQENKNSSDVSGQAVTINLVPVEEQAKPYRVVNMEQPVCKPYTVVDVSAAMTNECKENQPETSETKNTSSNPSSPVTPGTPVTSSAASPIRVNTNLKKSSAIRYQEVWTSSTSPRQKIPKVELMANSSGPSVPPRKTSHKSAPTSPTATNISSKTIPVKSPNLSEIKFNSYNNAGMPPFPIIIHDEPTYAKSSKNAIKVPIVINPNAYDNLAIYKSFLGTSGELSIKDKTTSVISHTYEEIETESKMTEAIEGKPTEFSQAKGVTNSSECRLGSVAQKVQEFNSCLSKNQMSPQRSHSDHSSPARAQKAAPEPAAKPNVTPEASVGSSSSRENASTVLSQIVASIQPPQSPPETPRSGPKSCSIEELYSLPPDADATKNTLVRPKSLFTSQSETESAKTVENTAIKMQKDSLSQPVATRSPTPVRATPNTTSPKTEQAPPFPPPRSTSSPYHASNLLQRHFSNWTKPNSPTRSTEAESILHSEGRRAADAKPKRWISFKSFFRRRKADDDEDKEKEREKGKLVGLDGTVIHMLPPPPVQRHHWFSEAKSDSSEKPSIVFMYRCEPAQGEPKVDHPNKSGVESAIADVLAEDKEEMQEKSPEASEQKITSHPSPPQIPKKFPRTVQSSHDTSKTAKATEGSFG comes from the exons ATGTCTGCTTGCAACACTTTCACTGAACACGTCTGGAAACCTGGTGAATGTAAGAACTGCTTCAAGCCCAAAAGCTTGCATCAGTTACCCccagtatctgaaaaaaaaaatctcacgcATGGAAATCTGAAATCCAATGCAAACCAAAGTAACAGCCATCGTGggagaaatacaggaaatttcCGACCACCTGTGGCAAAGAAACCCACTATAGCTGTGAAACCCACCATGATGGTAGTAGATGGACAGGGTGTATGTGGTGAAATCAGCACACCGGACCATTGTGAGAATAAATCAGTGCCTGCAGGGTGGAACCGAAACAAAGCTGTCTTGAACAAAAAACCACTGAACAATAATAATGAAGATGAAATTGAAGGTTATAGCCATGTTCACAGGCCTTATGGCAACAACGATGATGTAGGTAAGATACCAAGTAACAATAACAATGGACTGACAGAAGTTTTGAAGGAGATTGCGGGTTTGGATACCACACCTCAGCTaactggaaatgaaatgaaCTCAAGAGAAACTTTCTTAGGAAGAATAAATAATTGTTATAAAAGAtcattagaaagaaagatcccTCCAAGCTGCATGATGGGTGGTATGAAGGATTCACACAGTAAGCACGTTATTCTGAGTGGAAGCACTGAAGTAATAAGTAATGAAGGTGGACGTTTCTGTTATCCAGAGTTCTCTAGTGGAGATGAGAGTGAGGATGACACATTTTTTGGCAGCATGCAAGAAGACCATGAGAGCTGGGATGAAAGTGATGAAGAGTTGCTAGCAATGGAAATTCGTATGAGGGGCCAACCTCGCTTTGCTAATTTTAGAGCTAACACCCTATCTCCTGTTCAGTTCTGTGTTGACAAAAAATGGAATACTGTGCCCCTTAGAAACAAGTCTCTCCAGCGGATCTGTGCAGTAGATTATGACGACAGTTACGATGAAATTTTAAATGGTTATGGGGAAGAAACTGTGATTCTCTATGGGCAAGAGAGCATGCAGAGCGTGGTGTCTTCTGATTCTACATCTCCTGATTCTTCTTTGACAGAAGAGTCTCATTCTGGAACAGCAAGCAGTTCTTCACAGAAGCTCAGTAACAGAGGGTTGTCTCCTAGTACTCCTCAGGACCTCAAATTGATTGAATCAGAATATGAAAGTCTTTGTGATAATCAGCAAGTGAAAGATGTGTCAAAAGCTCCCAGAAATGGTCCAAAAAGTCTAGAAACTCACAAGACAGTCCTTGCACTCCGACTGGAAGAGAAGGATGGCAAAATTGCTGTGCAGACTGATAAGCAAGAGAATAAAAATTCTTCAGATGTTTCTGGTCAAGCTGTAACTATAAATTTGGTGCCTGTGGAAGAACAAGCAAAACCTTACAGGGTGGTGAATATGGAACAACCAGTTTGCAAGCCATATACCGTAGTAGATGTATCAGCGGCCATGACCAATGAATGTAAGGAGAATCAGCCTGAAACCTCAGAAACCAAAAATACGTCATCGAACCCAAGCTCACCAGTAACTCCAGGTACGCCTGTTACATCCTCTGCAGCATCACCTATACGAGTAAATACTAACCTGAAAAAATCCAGTGCAATTAGATATCAAGAAGTGTGGACTTCTAGTACTAGTCCGAGACAAAAGATACCTAAGGTGGAGTTAATGGCTAACAGCTCAGGACCTTCTGTTCCTCCCAGGAAGACAAGCCACAAGTCAGCTCCTACTTCACCGACAGCTACAAATATTTCCTCAAAAACTATCCCGGTTAAGTCTCCGAATTTATCTGAGATAAAGTTCAACAGCTACAATAATGCTGGCATGCCACCTTTTCCTATTATCATTCACGATGAACCCACTTACGCTAAGAGTTCCAAAAATGCTATTAAAGTTCCTATTGTAATCAATCCAAATGCGTATGATAACCTGGCTATCTATAAAAGTTTTCTAGGGACCAGTGGAGAGCTATCCATCAAAGATAAAACTACTAGTGTAATAAGCCACACATATGaagaaatagaaacagaaagcaaaatgacagAAGCCATAGAAGGTAAACCCACTGAATTTTCCCAGGCAAAGGGGGTGACTAATAGCTCTGAATGCAGGCTGGGTTCTGTGGCTCAGAAGGTCCAAGAGTTTAATAGCTGTCTCAGTAAAAATCAGATGTCCCCACAGAGAAGTCATTCTGACCACAGCTCCCCAGCAAGAGCGCAAAAGGCAGCACCGGAGCCTGCAGCAAAACCTAATGTAACACCAGAGGCTTCtgttggcagcagcagcagtagagAGAATGCAAGCACAGTGCTTTCACAGATTGTGGCTTCTATCCAGCCTCCGCAGTCTCCTCCAGAAACCCCTCGGTCCGGACCCAAGTCCTGTAGCATCGAAGAACTGTACTCCTTGCCCCCTGATGCAGATGCCACTAAAAACACCCTGGTACGACCCAAATCGCTGTTTACATCACAGTCTGAAACAGAGTCAGCTAAGACCGTGGAAAACACTGccattaaaatgcagaaagactCACTTTCACAACCAGTTGCCACTCGCTCTCCAACACCAGTGAGAGCCACCCCAAATACCACAAGTCCCAAAACAGAGCAAGCACCACCATTTCCTCCTCCAAGGTCCACTTCTTCACCCTATCATGCAAGTAACTTGTTGCAAAGACATTTCAGCAATTGGACCAAACCAAACAGTCCCACCAGGTCAACAGAGGCTGAGTCAATCCTTCATTCTGAAGGTCGGCGAGCTGCTGATGCGAAACCCAAACGCTGGATATCATTTAAGAGCTTCTTCCGCCGCAGGAAAGCTGATGATGATGAggataaagagaaagaaagggagaaaggaaaactggtGGGTCTTGATGGAACTGTTATACATATGCTCCCCCCTCCTCCAGTTCAACGTCATCACTGGTTCAGTGAGGCAAAGTCAGACTCCAGTGAGAAGCCGTCGATTGTTTTCATGTATAGATGTGAACCGGCACAAGGTGAACCAAAGGTTGATCATCCAAACAAGAGTGGAGTGGAGTCTGCTATTGCAGATGTGCTAGcagaagacaaagaagaaatgcaagaaaagtcTCCAGAGGcttctgaacagaaaataacaagCCATCCGTCCCCACCTCAGATTCCCAAGAAATTCCCCAG GACAGTCCAGAGCAGCCATGATACCTCCAAAACAGCCAAGGCAACCGAAGGGAGCTTTGGATGA
- the PEAK1 gene encoding inactive tyrosine-protein kinase PEAK1 isoform X1, which produces MSACNTFTEHVWKPGECKNCFKPKSLHQLPPVSEKKNLTHGNLKSNANQSNSHRGRNTGNFRPPVAKKPTIAVKPTMMVVDGQGVCGEISTPDHCENKSVPAGWNRNKAVLNKKPLNNNNEDEIEGYSHVHRPYGNNDDVGKIPSNNNNGLTEVLKEIAGLDTTPQLTGNEMNSRETFLGRINNCYKRSLERKIPPSCMMGGMKDSHSKHVILSGSTEVISNEGGRFCYPEFSSGDESEDDTFFGSMQEDHESWDESDEELLAMEIRMRGQPRFANFRANTLSPVQFCVDKKWNTVPLRNKSLQRICAVDYDDSYDEILNGYGEETVILYGQESMQSVVSSDSTSPDSSLTEESHSGTASSSSQKLSNRGLSPSTPQDLKLIESEYESLCDNQQVKDVSKAPRNGPKSLETHKTVLALRLEEKDGKIAVQTDKQENKNSSDVSGQAVTINLVPVEEQAKPYRVVNMEQPVCKPYTVVDVSAAMTNECKENQPETSETKNTSSNPSSPVTPGTPVTSSAASPIRVNTNLKKSSAIRYQEVWTSSTSPRQKIPKVELMANSSGPSVPPRKTSHKSAPTSPTATNISSKTIPVKSPNLSEIKFNSYNNAGMPPFPIIIHDEPTYAKSSKNAIKVPIVINPNAYDNLAIYKSFLGTSGELSIKDKTTSVISHTYEEIETESKMTEAIEGKPTEFSQAKGVTNSSECRLGSVAQKVQEFNSCLSKNQMSPQRSHSDHSSPARAQKAAPEPAAKPNVTPEASVGSSSSRENASTVLSQIVASIQPPQSPPETPRSGPKSCSIEELYSLPPDADATKNTLVRPKSLFTSQSETESAKTVENTAIKMQKDSLSQPVATRSPTPVRATPNTTSPKTEQAPPFPPPRSTSSPYHASNLLQRHFSNWTKPNSPTRSTEAESILHSEGRRAADAKPKRWISFKSFFRRRKADDDEDKEKEREKGKLVGLDGTVIHMLPPPPVQRHHWFSEAKSDSSEKPSIVFMYRCEPAQGEPKVDHPNKSGVESAIADVLAEDKEEMQEKSPEASEQKITSHPSPPQIPKKFPSTSEHCGINGSPEFQDMIKRLKKALKEFPLMGNCVSEYSGQVPDDTTLEDLSPRVPRAVFVKQDNGGSASVIPVSSIHVPQGEEEKEETSNSPDLNPCSATYSNLGQSRAAMIPPKQPRQPKGALDDAIAFGGLVDQETMNNLQPTPPPLPKKTILRANTEPTPRDLQKQALENNLCIVANPTYDIDTNWEASSACSSVSLELKVLDNESGDSLDRPTEKLRATTSATNSVSSLTTISIKDRCSNSMESLTGRRFSQTKQGKGVQKPQRQALYRGIENWEEVVGKIRSLHTDSLKKLALKCEDLFMAGQKDQLRFGVDSWSDFRLTSDKPCCEAGDAVYYPASYAKDPLNNYAVKICKSKAKESQQYYHSLSIRQSLAINFNIQQDCGHFLAEVPVRLLPWEDAEAPEVEEEEQEEEEKEPEQKNRDAPSNTKASQKDSSSNQGTTGKPRSRVVVITREVPYLTVADFVRESAPRHAKSPDLYERQVCLLLLQLCLGLEHLKPYHITHCDLRLENLLLVHSRPGGSPLTSESVEPSTNTACPARLIVSNFSQAKQKSHMVDPEILRDQSRLAPEIITATQYKKCDEFQTGILIYEMLHLPNPFDENPELKEKEYTRADLPKIPCRSLYSQGLQQLASFLLNPNPSERILISEAKGILQCLLWGPREDLFHALSTSSNPSRRDAVLQNWLDIKRTLLMIKFAEKSLDRDCGVILEDWLCCQYLAFATIDSLHRIVRIMQQH; this is translated from the exons ATGTCTGCTTGCAACACTTTCACTGAACACGTCTGGAAACCTGGTGAATGTAAGAACTGCTTCAAGCCCAAAAGCTTGCATCAGTTACCCccagtatctgaaaaaaaaaatctcacgcATGGAAATCTGAAATCCAATGCAAACCAAAGTAACAGCCATCGTGggagaaatacaggaaatttcCGACCACCTGTGGCAAAGAAACCCACTATAGCTGTGAAACCCACCATGATGGTAGTAGATGGACAGGGTGTATGTGGTGAAATCAGCACACCGGACCATTGTGAGAATAAATCAGTGCCTGCAGGGTGGAACCGAAACAAAGCTGTCTTGAACAAAAAACCACTGAACAATAATAATGAAGATGAAATTGAAGGTTATAGCCATGTTCACAGGCCTTATGGCAACAACGATGATGTAGGTAAGATACCAAGTAACAATAACAATGGACTGACAGAAGTTTTGAAGGAGATTGCGGGTTTGGATACCACACCTCAGCTaactggaaatgaaatgaaCTCAAGAGAAACTTTCTTAGGAAGAATAAATAATTGTTATAAAAGAtcattagaaagaaagatcccTCCAAGCTGCATGATGGGTGGTATGAAGGATTCACACAGTAAGCACGTTATTCTGAGTGGAAGCACTGAAGTAATAAGTAATGAAGGTGGACGTTTCTGTTATCCAGAGTTCTCTAGTGGAGATGAGAGTGAGGATGACACATTTTTTGGCAGCATGCAAGAAGACCATGAGAGCTGGGATGAAAGTGATGAAGAGTTGCTAGCAATGGAAATTCGTATGAGGGGCCAACCTCGCTTTGCTAATTTTAGAGCTAACACCCTATCTCCTGTTCAGTTCTGTGTTGACAAAAAATGGAATACTGTGCCCCTTAGAAACAAGTCTCTCCAGCGGATCTGTGCAGTAGATTATGACGACAGTTACGATGAAATTTTAAATGGTTATGGGGAAGAAACTGTGATTCTCTATGGGCAAGAGAGCATGCAGAGCGTGGTGTCTTCTGATTCTACATCTCCTGATTCTTCTTTGACAGAAGAGTCTCATTCTGGAACAGCAAGCAGTTCTTCACAGAAGCTCAGTAACAGAGGGTTGTCTCCTAGTACTCCTCAGGACCTCAAATTGATTGAATCAGAATATGAAAGTCTTTGTGATAATCAGCAAGTGAAAGATGTGTCAAAAGCTCCCAGAAATGGTCCAAAAAGTCTAGAAACTCACAAGACAGTCCTTGCACTCCGACTGGAAGAGAAGGATGGCAAAATTGCTGTGCAGACTGATAAGCAAGAGAATAAAAATTCTTCAGATGTTTCTGGTCAAGCTGTAACTATAAATTTGGTGCCTGTGGAAGAACAAGCAAAACCTTACAGGGTGGTGAATATGGAACAACCAGTTTGCAAGCCATATACCGTAGTAGATGTATCAGCGGCCATGACCAATGAATGTAAGGAGAATCAGCCTGAAACCTCAGAAACCAAAAATACGTCATCGAACCCAAGCTCACCAGTAACTCCAGGTACGCCTGTTACATCCTCTGCAGCATCACCTATACGAGTAAATACTAACCTGAAAAAATCCAGTGCAATTAGATATCAAGAAGTGTGGACTTCTAGTACTAGTCCGAGACAAAAGATACCTAAGGTGGAGTTAATGGCTAACAGCTCAGGACCTTCTGTTCCTCCCAGGAAGACAAGCCACAAGTCAGCTCCTACTTCACCGACAGCTACAAATATTTCCTCAAAAACTATCCCGGTTAAGTCTCCGAATTTATCTGAGATAAAGTTCAACAGCTACAATAATGCTGGCATGCCACCTTTTCCTATTATCATTCACGATGAACCCACTTACGCTAAGAGTTCCAAAAATGCTATTAAAGTTCCTATTGTAATCAATCCAAATGCGTATGATAACCTGGCTATCTATAAAAGTTTTCTAGGGACCAGTGGAGAGCTATCCATCAAAGATAAAACTACTAGTGTAATAAGCCACACATATGaagaaatagaaacagaaagcaaaatgacagAAGCCATAGAAGGTAAACCCACTGAATTTTCCCAGGCAAAGGGGGTGACTAATAGCTCTGAATGCAGGCTGGGTTCTGTGGCTCAGAAGGTCCAAGAGTTTAATAGCTGTCTCAGTAAAAATCAGATGTCCCCACAGAGAAGTCATTCTGACCACAGCTCCCCAGCAAGAGCGCAAAAGGCAGCACCGGAGCCTGCAGCAAAACCTAATGTAACACCAGAGGCTTCtgttggcagcagcagcagtagagAGAATGCAAGCACAGTGCTTTCACAGATTGTGGCTTCTATCCAGCCTCCGCAGTCTCCTCCAGAAACCCCTCGGTCCGGACCCAAGTCCTGTAGCATCGAAGAACTGTACTCCTTGCCCCCTGATGCAGATGCCACTAAAAACACCCTGGTACGACCCAAATCGCTGTTTACATCACAGTCTGAAACAGAGTCAGCTAAGACCGTGGAAAACACTGccattaaaatgcagaaagactCACTTTCACAACCAGTTGCCACTCGCTCTCCAACACCAGTGAGAGCCACCCCAAATACCACAAGTCCCAAAACAGAGCAAGCACCACCATTTCCTCCTCCAAGGTCCACTTCTTCACCCTATCATGCAAGTAACTTGTTGCAAAGACATTTCAGCAATTGGACCAAACCAAACAGTCCCACCAGGTCAACAGAGGCTGAGTCAATCCTTCATTCTGAAGGTCGGCGAGCTGCTGATGCGAAACCCAAACGCTGGATATCATTTAAGAGCTTCTTCCGCCGCAGGAAAGCTGATGATGATGAggataaagagaaagaaagggagaaaggaaaactggtGGGTCTTGATGGAACTGTTATACATATGCTCCCCCCTCCTCCAGTTCAACGTCATCACTGGTTCAGTGAGGCAAAGTCAGACTCCAGTGAGAAGCCGTCGATTGTTTTCATGTATAGATGTGAACCGGCACAAGGTGAACCAAAGGTTGATCATCCAAACAAGAGTGGAGTGGAGTCTGCTATTGCAGATGTGCTAGcagaagacaaagaagaaatgcaagaaaagtcTCCAGAGGcttctgaacagaaaataacaagCCATCCGTCCCCACCTCAGATTCCCAAGAAATTCCCCAG CACCTCAGAACACTGTGGAATCAATGGCTCGCCAGAGTTTCAAGACATGATTAAAAGACTCAAGAAGGCACTGAAAGAATTTCCTTTAATGGGGAATTGTGTGAGTGAGTACAGTGG tcaAGTGCCCGATGATACGACACTAGAGGATTTGTCCCCTCGTGTTCCTAGAGCCGTGTTTGTGAAGCAGGACAATGGTGGCAGTGCCTCGGTCATACCAGTATCATCTATCCATGTCCCacaaggggaggaagaaaaggaagaaacttcAAATTCTCCTGACTTAAATCCTTGCAGTGCTACATACAGCAATTTAG GACAGTCCAGAGCAGCCATGATACCTCCAAAACAGCCAAGGCAACCGAAGGGAGCTTTGGATGATGCCATTGCCTTTGGAGGACTAGTAGACCAGGAGACAATGAACAACTTACAACCAACACCACCTCCACTgccaaagaaaacaattttgagaGCTAACACAGAGCCAACTCCCAGAGATCTCCAGAAGCAGGCTCTGGAGAACAACCTGTGCATTGTGGCCAATCCCACCTATGATATCGACACCAACTGGGAAGCAAGCAGTGCCTGCTCTTCGGTCAGCCTGGAGCTCAAGGTACTGGACAATGAGTCTGGAGATTCCTTGGACAGGCCTACAGAAAAACTAAGGGCAACCACCTCAGCAACTAACAGTGTTTCCAGCCTAACCACTATCAGTATTAAGGACCGGTGTTCCAATAGCATGGAGTCTCTAACAGGGAGGCGCTTCTCACAGACTAAGCAGGGCAAAGGTGTCCAGAAGCCACAAAGGCAAGCACTTTATCGAGGAATTGAAAATTGGGAAGAGGTGGTAGGTAAAATCCGAAGCCTTCACACAGATTCACTCAAGAAGCTGGCACTTAAATGTGAAGACTTGTTCATGGCTGGACAGAAAGACCAGTTGCGATTCGGGGTGGACAGCTGGTCGGATTTCAGGCTAACCAGTGACAAGCCATGCTGCGAGGCAGGCGATGCAGTTTACTACCCAGCTTCATATGCAAAAGATCCTCTCAACAATTACGCAGTCAAG atttgtaaaagcaaagctaaagAGTCCCAGCAGTATTATCACAGCCTATCTATCCGGCAGAGTCTGGCTATCAACTTCAACATCCAACAGGACTGTGGCCATTTCCTTGCTGAAGTGCCAGTTCGTCTCCTTCCATGGGAGGATGCCGAAGCACCAGAGGTGGAAGAAGAGgagcaggaagaagaggagaaagagccTGAGCAAAAGAACAGAGACGCTCCTTCCAATACAAAGGCTTCACAGAAAGACAGCTCAAGCAACCAGGGGACCACCGGCAAGCCACGCAGCCGTGTTGTGGTCATCACAAGGGAGGTCCCATACTTAACGGTGGCTGACTTTGTGCGAGAATCTGCACCCCGCCATGCAAAAAGCCCAGATTTATATGAGAGGCAGGTCTGTCTACTCCTGTTACAGCTGTGTTTGGGCCTGGAGCACCTGAAACCCTATCACATCACACACTGTGATCTGCGGTTAGAGAACCTGCTGCTGGTTCATTCCAGACCAGGAGGCAGCCCTCTGACCTCTGAGTCTGTGGAACCCAGTACCAACACTGCTTGCCCAGCCAGATTAATAGTAAGCAATTTTTCCCAGGCCAAGCAGAAAAGTCACATGGTGGATCCTGAGATCCTACGGGATCAGTCCCGCTTGGCTCCAGAAATCATCACTGCAACACAGTACAAAAAGTGTGATGAGTTCCAGACTGGCATCCTCATCTACGAAATGCTGCACTTGCCCAATCCCTTTGATGAGAATCCAGAGCTGAAGGAGAAGGAGTATACTCGTGCTGATCTCCCCAAGATTCCTTGCCGTTCCCTCTACTCTCAAGGGCTTCAACAACTTGCCAGCTTCCTGCTGAATCCCAACCCTTCAGAGAGGATCCTGATATCAGAAGCCAAGGGAATCCTTCAGTGTTTGCTTTGGGGTCCACGTGAGGACTTGTTCCATGCTCTAAGTACATCTTCTAACCCCTCGCGGAGAGATGCCGTACTTCAGAACTGGCTGGATATAAAAAGGACGCTGCTGATGATCAAGTTTGCAGAGAAGTCCTTGGACAGGGACTGTGGAGTTATTCTGGAAGACTGGCTTTGTTGTCAGTATCTGGCTTTTGCCACTATAGACTCACTTCATCGCATTGTGAGAATCATGCAGCAGCACTAG